The following are from one region of the Capsicum annuum cultivar UCD-10X-F1 chromosome 1, UCD10Xv1.1, whole genome shotgun sequence genome:
- the LOC107862945 gene encoding F-box protein At4g22390-like — translation MLWNPSTRESILLPQTRISKAEFLSFGILGYDSTIGDYKILKIDIRSPNEGSKVPGEILTLKSGSWRNIDKFPHGLITWASGIGSSLALVNNAFHWICVSGEYYGVSRTFCLVSFSISNEVYSEIPLPEQLSCIKGNIDIGISEVKEMLCAYCTYVPQQQRTFKLWILKNYGVYESWNSVLSIVDHDLVRAIPKYWFADGDVLFWSSYLAAKPRCSFRTTSRGAIGLCDDNIRNGFVFMESLISPKSLI, via the coding sequence ATGTTGTGGAACCCCTCCACAAGAGAATCAATACTACTTCCTCAAACCAGAATTTCCAAGGCAGAATTTTTATCGTTTGGGATATTGGGTTATGACTCAACTATTGGTGACTATAAGATCCTAAAAATTGACATTCGCAGTCCCAATGAGGGAAGCAAAGTGCCTGGTGAGATTCTCACGTTGAAAAGTGGTTCCTGGAGAAATATTGACAAATTTCCTCATGGACTTATCACTTGGGCGTCTGGTATTGGTTCTTCTTTGGCATTAGTAAACAATGCCTTTCACTGGATCTGTGTGTCTGGAGAGTATTATGGAGTTTCAAGAACTTTCTGTCTGGTttcatttagtatttcaaatgAAGTGTACTCAGAGATACCGTTGCCAGAGCAATTATCATGCATAAAGGGCAATATCGATATTGGCatttctgaagtgaaagaaatGCTTTGTGCTTATTGTACTTATGTTCCTCAGCAGCAGCGCACTTTTAAGTTATGGATATTGAAAAACTATGGTGTCTATGAATCTTGGAATTCGGTGCTTAGTATAGTTGATCATGACCTTGTTAGAGCTATACCGAAATATTGGTTTGCTGATGGTGATGTGCTATTCTGGTCCTCATATTTGGCGGCTAAACCGAGATGTTCATTTAGGACAACATCCAGGGGGGCAATTGGACTATGTGATGATAACATTCGGAATGGATTTGTTTTTATGGAAAGCTTGATCTCTCCAAAGTCACTTATTTAG
- the LOC107850241 gene encoding F-box protein At1g53790 → MKKNNNSNPPFEGKLAYNSNSQKIQKKKSIAKTDVLNQITSNGGEKSQLKKNIEKAKGKCIMDPSINREEQMDVDQVTCHFNCPFKDDIIMEILCRLPVRYLVQFKCVSKLWNAIISDPYFVNKHLNHAKNDPHAPKLLFCEISLADYTTSIYSCPLSSV, encoded by the exons ATGAAGAAGAATAACAATTCTAATCCACCGTTTGAGGGAAAATTAGCATATAATTCAAATTCTCAAAAGATACAGAAGAAGAAATCAATTGCAAAGACCGATGTTTTGAATCAAATTACCAGCAATGGAGGAGAAAAGAGTCAACTTAAGAAGAACATTGAAAAGGCCAAAG GCAAGTGCATTATGGACCCCTCAATTAACAGGGAGGAGCAAATGGATGTTGATCAGGTCACTTGTCATTTTAATTGCCCTTTCAAGGACGACATAATCATGGAGATCCTCTGCAGGTTACCTGTACGCTATCTTGTTCAATTCAAATGTGTTTCTAAATTGTGGAACGCGATAATTTCTGATCCTTACTTTGTCAACAAGCATCTCAATCATGCCAAGAATGAtccacatgccccaaaactacttTTTTGCGAAATTTCCCTTGCGGATTATACAACTTCCATCTATTCTTGTCCTTTATCGTCCGTTTGA